From a region of the Chiloscyllium punctatum isolate Juve2018m chromosome 1, sChiPun1.3, whole genome shotgun sequence genome:
- the sgcb gene encoding beta-sarcoglycan isoform X2 produces MHEKAVDRRNINKEHNSNFKAGYVPIDEERLHRTGLRGRKGNLAICVIVLMFILAVINLIITLVIWAVIRIGPNGCDSMEFHEEGLLRFKQESDMGVVYPMHKSTVGGRRDEDLLITGNNQPVVFQQGTTKLRVDKDKTSITSDIGMSFVDPRTQKTVFSTDYDTHEFHLPKGVKTLNVQKASTERVTSNHSTDLQIRAGDRVIVRGNEGVFIMGKTIEFRMRGDMDLKAVNSIILNGTVMINTSRLPSPSTGEFLVEDGWERYKLCMCADGTLFRVLVKNRNTGCQTSNNPCGIMH; encoded by the exons ATGCACGAGAAAGCAGTTGATCGTAGAAATATAAACAAGGAGCACAACAGCAACTTCAAGGCCGGATATGTTCCTATTGATGAAGAGAGACTGCATAGGACAGGATTGAGAGGTCGTAAAGGCAACCTGGCCATTTGTGTAATTGTCCTTATGTTTATCCTCGCAGTGATTAATTTAATT ATTACACTTGTTATCTGGGCAGTAATTCGCATTGGTCCCAATGGATGTGATAGTATGGAGTTTCATGAGGAAGGGTTGCTACGGTTCAAACAGGAATCTGACATGGGCGTGGTATATCCCATGCACAAGAGTACTGTAGGAGGCAGAAGAGATGAAGACTTGTTAATCACTGGCAATAATCAACCA GTGGTGTTTCAGCAGGGAACAACCAAGCTCCGTGTAGACAAAGATAAAACCTCCATCACTAGTGATATTGGAATGTCGTTTGTTGATCCCCGGACCCAGAAGACTGTGTTTAGCACTGACTATGATACCCATGAGTTCCATTTACCCAAAGGTGTGAAGACACTGAACGTACAAAAGGCATCCACAGAGAGG GTAACAAGCAATCATAGCACAGATCTTCAGATTCGTGCTGGTGACCGTGTGATTGTGCGTGGGAATGAAGGAGTCTTTATCATGGGCAAAACCATTGAATTTCGCATGAGAGGTGATATGGATCTCAAGGCT GTAAACAGTATTATTCTTAATGGCACAGTGATGATTAATACATCACGGCTTCCAAGTCCATCAACAGGAGAATTCCTAGTAGAGGATGGGTGGGAGCGCTATAAACTCTGTATGTGTGCAGATGGAACACTCTTCAGAGTCCTGGTGAAAAACAGAAATACAGGTTGTCAAACATCCAACAATCCCTGTGGAATCATGCACTGA
- the sgcb gene encoding beta-sarcoglycan isoform X1, with protein MAAEQSSNGPVRRSMHEKAVDRRNINKEHNSNFKAGYVPIDEERLHRTGLRGRKGNLAICVIVLMFILAVINLIITLVIWAVIRIGPNGCDSMEFHEEGLLRFKQESDMGVVYPMHKSTVGGRRDEDLLITGNNQPVVFQQGTTKLRVDKDKTSITSDIGMSFVDPRTQKTVFSTDYDTHEFHLPKGVKTLNVQKASTERVTSNHSTDLQIRAGDRVIVRGNEGVFIMGKTIEFRMRGDMDLKAVNSIILNGTVMINTSRLPSPSTGEFLVEDGWERYKLCMCADGTLFRVLVKNRNTGCQTSNNPCGIMH; from the exons ATGGCGGCGGAGCAG AGTTCAAATGGTCCAGTCCGACGTTCCATGCACGAGAAAGCAGTTGATCGTAGAAATATAAACAAGGAGCACAACAGCAACTTCAAGGCCGGATATGTTCCTATTGATGAAGAGAGACTGCATAGGACAGGATTGAGAGGTCGTAAAGGCAACCTGGCCATTTGTGTAATTGTCCTTATGTTTATCCTCGCAGTGATTAATTTAATT ATTACACTTGTTATCTGGGCAGTAATTCGCATTGGTCCCAATGGATGTGATAGTATGGAGTTTCATGAGGAAGGGTTGCTACGGTTCAAACAGGAATCTGACATGGGCGTGGTATATCCCATGCACAAGAGTACTGTAGGAGGCAGAAGAGATGAAGACTTGTTAATCACTGGCAATAATCAACCA GTGGTGTTTCAGCAGGGAACAACCAAGCTCCGTGTAGACAAAGATAAAACCTCCATCACTAGTGATATTGGAATGTCGTTTGTTGATCCCCGGACCCAGAAGACTGTGTTTAGCACTGACTATGATACCCATGAGTTCCATTTACCCAAAGGTGTGAAGACACTGAACGTACAAAAGGCATCCACAGAGAGG GTAACAAGCAATCATAGCACAGATCTTCAGATTCGTGCTGGTGACCGTGTGATTGTGCGTGGGAATGAAGGAGTCTTTATCATGGGCAAAACCATTGAATTTCGCATGAGAGGTGATATGGATCTCAAGGCT GTAAACAGTATTATTCTTAATGGCACAGTGATGATTAATACATCACGGCTTCCAAGTCCATCAACAGGAGAATTCCTAGTAGAGGATGGGTGGGAGCGCTATAAACTCTGTATGTGTGCAGATGGAACACTCTTCAGAGTCCTGGTGAAAAACAGAAATACAGGTTGTCAAACATCCAACAATCCCTGTGGAATCATGCACTGA
- the sgcb gene encoding beta-sarcoglycan isoform X3, whose protein sequence is MAAEQSSNGPVRRSMHEKAVDRRNINKEHNSNFKAGYVPIDEERLHRTGLRGRKGNLAICVIVLMFILAVINLIVVFQQGTTKLRVDKDKTSITSDIGMSFVDPRTQKTVFSTDYDTHEFHLPKGVKTLNVQKASTERVTSNHSTDLQIRAGDRVIVRGNEGVFIMGKTIEFRMRGDMDLKAVNSIILNGTVMINTSRLPSPSTGEFLVEDGWERYKLCMCADGTLFRVLVKNRNTGCQTSNNPCGIMH, encoded by the exons ATGGCGGCGGAGCAG AGTTCAAATGGTCCAGTCCGACGTTCCATGCACGAGAAAGCAGTTGATCGTAGAAATATAAACAAGGAGCACAACAGCAACTTCAAGGCCGGATATGTTCCTATTGATGAAGAGAGACTGCATAGGACAGGATTGAGAGGTCGTAAAGGCAACCTGGCCATTTGTGTAATTGTCCTTATGTTTATCCTCGCAGTGATTAATTTAATT GTGGTGTTTCAGCAGGGAACAACCAAGCTCCGTGTAGACAAAGATAAAACCTCCATCACTAGTGATATTGGAATGTCGTTTGTTGATCCCCGGACCCAGAAGACTGTGTTTAGCACTGACTATGATACCCATGAGTTCCATTTACCCAAAGGTGTGAAGACACTGAACGTACAAAAGGCATCCACAGAGAGG GTAACAAGCAATCATAGCACAGATCTTCAGATTCGTGCTGGTGACCGTGTGATTGTGCGTGGGAATGAAGGAGTCTTTATCATGGGCAAAACCATTGAATTTCGCATGAGAGGTGATATGGATCTCAAGGCT GTAAACAGTATTATTCTTAATGGCACAGTGATGATTAATACATCACGGCTTCCAAGTCCATCAACAGGAGAATTCCTAGTAGAGGATGGGTGGGAGCGCTATAAACTCTGTATGTGTGCAGATGGAACACTCTTCAGAGTCCTGGTGAAAAACAGAAATACAGGTTGTCAAACATCCAACAATCCCTGTGGAATCATGCACTGA